A stretch of Vibrio maritimus DNA encodes these proteins:
- the ispC gene encoding 1-deoxy-D-xylulose-5-phosphate reductoisomerase yields MQNLTILGATGSIGASTLKVVSENPSAFNIYALVGGKNVTKMAELCAAWQPQFAVLNDEADAKRLKALLVSGSKTQVLSGPQAMCDVSSANDVDMVMAAIVGAAGLLPTLAAVKAGKRVLLANKEALVMSGQLFIDAVREHNASLLPVDSEHNAIFQCLPTDIQTNLGHCHLADSGINHILLTGSGGPFRYTDIAELASKTPAQAIAHPNWSMGPKISVDSATMMNKGLEFIEARWLFNTSKDQLKVIIHPQSVIHSMVQYNDGSVLAQMGQPDMATPIAYSMSYPDRIPAGVAPLDFTKVGELTFLEPDYSRYPCLALAMEACFEGQHATTAINAANEIAVEAFLSEKIRFTEISSVNERVMSKVCASNEFKQLDNLETILEVDRMARSYAQEIVRSY; encoded by the coding sequence ATGCAAAATCTCACCATTTTAGGTGCAACTGGCTCTATCGGGGCTAGCACTTTAAAAGTCGTTTCGGAAAACCCTTCTGCTTTCAATATTTACGCGCTCGTTGGTGGCAAAAATGTCACTAAAATGGCTGAGCTATGCGCGGCGTGGCAACCACAGTTTGCAGTTCTGAATGACGAGGCTGACGCCAAGAGACTCAAAGCGCTGCTTGTATCGGGTTCGAAAACTCAAGTGCTTTCAGGTCCACAAGCTATGTGTGACGTATCAAGCGCCAATGACGTTGATATGGTCATGGCTGCTATCGTGGGTGCGGCTGGATTGCTTCCTACCTTGGCAGCTGTTAAGGCAGGTAAACGAGTTCTGTTGGCGAACAAAGAAGCCTTGGTGATGTCAGGCCAATTGTTCATTGATGCCGTGCGTGAACACAATGCTTCTTTGCTACCCGTCGATAGCGAACACAATGCTATCTTTCAGTGTTTGCCTACCGATATTCAAACTAACCTTGGGCATTGCCACTTAGCTGACTCTGGTATTAATCATATCTTACTGACGGGTTCTGGCGGTCCTTTCCGATATACCGATATTGCAGAATTAGCGAGTAAAACGCCAGCTCAGGCGATTGCACACCCTAACTGGTCGATGGGGCCAAAGATCTCAGTAGATTCTGCGACCATGATGAACAAAGGGCTAGAGTTTATCGAAGCTCGTTGGCTTTTTAACACCTCGAAAGACCAACTAAAGGTGATCATCCATCCGCAATCGGTCATTCACTCAATGGTGCAGTACAACGACGGCTCAGTGCTGGCGCAGATGGGGCAGCCTGATATGGCGACACCGATTGCGTATTCCATGTCCTATCCAGACCGTATTCCGGCAGGCGTTGCACCACTTGATTTCACTAAAGTGGGTGAGCTGACGTTCCTTGAACCAGACTACTCTCGTTATCCTTGTCTAGCATTGGCGATGGAAGCGTGTTTTGAAGGGCAACATGCCACCACGGCGATTAATGCGGCCAATGAGATTGCGGTAGAAGCGTTCTTATCGGAAAAAATTCGATTTACCGAGATAAGCTCAGTAAATGAGCGTGTTATGTCGAAAGTATGCGCATCAAACGAATTTAAGCAATTGGATAACTTGGAAACTATTCTTGAGGTAGATAGAATGGCTCGAAGTTATGCGCAAGAAATAGTGCGTTCGTATTAA
- the pyrH gene encoding UMP kinase has protein sequence MTTNPKPAYQRILLKLSGEALQGEEGFGIDPKILDRMAQEVKELVELGVQVGVVIGGGNLFRGAGLAEAGMNRVVGDHMGMLATVMNGLAMRDALHRAYVNARVMSAIPLKGVCDDYNWADAIRELRQGRVVIFSAGTGNPFFTTDSAACLRGIEIEADVVLKATKVDGVFTADPVANPDAVLCDKLTYNSVLEKELKVMDLAAFTLARDHKMPIRVFNMNKPGALRRVVMGEAEGTLISDAE, from the coding sequence ATGACAACGAACCCAAAACCTGCTTATCAACGTATTCTGTTAAAACTTAGTGGCGAGGCTCTACAAGGCGAAGAAGGCTTTGGTATCGACCCTAAAATCTTGGATCGTATGGCTCAAGAAGTAAAAGAGCTAGTAGAACTGGGTGTTCAAGTTGGTGTTGTAATTGGTGGTGGTAACCTATTCCGTGGTGCGGGCCTTGCTGAAGCTGGCATGAACCGTGTTGTTGGTGACCACATGGGTATGCTTGCGACTGTAATGAATGGTCTAGCAATGCGTGATGCTCTGCACCGCGCTTATGTAAATGCTCGTGTCATGTCAGCTATCCCACTGAAAGGTGTATGTGACGATTACAACTGGGCTGATGCGATTCGCGAACTTCGTCAAGGTCGCGTAGTTATCTTCTCTGCAGGTACTGGTAACCCATTCTTCACGACAGACTCTGCTGCGTGTCTTCGTGGTATCGAAATCGAAGCTGATGTAGTTCTTAAAGCCACCAAGGTAGATGGCGTATTTACTGCCGATCCAGTAGCTAACCCAGACGCAGTATTATGTGATAAGCTCACGTACAACTCAGTTTTGGAAAAAGAACTGAAAGTAATGGACTTGGCTGCATTCACATTGGCACGTGATCACAAGATGCCAATTCGTGTATTCAACATGAACAAGCCAGGTGCACTTCGCCGAGTTGTGATGGGTGAAGCAGAAGGCACGCTTATCAGCGACGCAGAATAA
- a CDS encoding isoprenyl transferase → MQNSDTFNDALPKHIAIIMDGNGRWAKSKGKPRVFGHKKGVSAVRKTISAAAKLNIKAVTLFAFSSENWRRPEDEVGLLMELFITVLSSEIKKLHKNNLRLRIIGDKTRFNERLQRKIAEAEALTANNTGTVVNVAANYGGKWDILQATKQLAKLVETGELNASDITEDMISQHVTMSDLPDVDLLIRTSGECRISNFMLWQMAYAEMYFMDEYWPEFNEDTLVKAITWFINRERRFGCTGEQVKALMEAN, encoded by the coding sequence ATGCAGAACTCAGACACCTTCAACGACGCCCTTCCAAAACATATCGCGATCATCATGGATGGTAATGGCCGTTGGGCAAAGTCCAAAGGCAAGCCGCGCGTATTCGGGCACAAAAAAGGGGTTTCAGCGGTTCGTAAGACGATTTCAGCAGCGGCAAAGCTTAATATAAAAGCGGTCACCTTGTTTGCATTCAGCAGCGAGAACTGGCGCCGTCCTGAAGACGAAGTTGGCTTATTGATGGAGCTGTTTATTACGGTTTTATCAAGTGAAATTAAAAAACTCCACAAGAATAATTTAAGACTACGTATCATTGGCGACAAAACTCGCTTTAATGAGCGATTGCAGCGCAAAATTGCCGAAGCGGAAGCATTAACGGCTAACAATACCGGTACTGTGGTCAACGTAGCAGCAAACTATGGCGGAAAGTGGGATATCCTACAGGCCACCAAACAACTGGCTAAGCTAGTTGAGACGGGTGAGCTCAATGCTTCTGATATTACAGAAGACATGATCAGCCAACATGTCACTATGTCGGACCTACCTGACGTTGATCTCTTGATCCGTACCAGTGGTGAGTGCCGAATTAGTAACTTTATGCTTTGGCAAATGGCTTACGCGGAAATGTACTTTATGGATGAGTACTGGCCGGAATTTAACGAAGATACTCTCGTTAAAGCGATTACCTGGTTTATTAACCGAGAGCGACGCTTCGGATGTACCGGAGAACAAGTCAAAGCGTTAATGGAAGCCAATTAA
- the tsf gene encoding translation elongation factor Ts, translated as MAVTAALVKELRDRTGAGMMECKKALVETNGDIEVAIENMRKSGAAKAAKKAGNIAAEGAIIIKEENGVAALLEVNCQTDFVAKDANFTAFAEKVAVDALATKATAEELVAKFEEERVALVAKIGENINIRRVQYVEGAAIAAYRHGEKIGVVVAGEGDAETLKHVAMHVAASRPEFVNPEDVPADVVEKEKAVQVEIAMNEGKPAEIAEKMVIGRMKKFTGEISLTGQPFVMEPKKSVGEILKERGASVATFVRLEVGEGIDKGEEMSFADEVAAAQKG; from the coding sequence ATGGCTGTTACTGCTGCTCTAGTTAAAGAACTGCGCGACCGTACTGGCGCAGGCATGATGGAATGTAAGAAAGCGCTTGTTGAAACTAACGGCGACATCGAAGTTGCTATCGAAAACATGCGTAAGTCTGGCGCTGCTAAAGCTGCTAAGAAAGCTGGTAACATCGCTGCTGAAGGCGCGATCATCATCAAAGAAGAAAACGGCGTTGCTGCTCTTCTTGAAGTTAACTGCCAAACTGACTTCGTTGCTAAAGATGCTAACTTCACTGCATTCGCAGAGAAAGTTGCTGTTGACGCACTAGCAACTAAAGCAACTGCTGAAGAGCTAGTTGCTAAGTTCGAAGAAGAGCGTGTTGCTCTTGTTGCTAAAATCGGTGAGAACATCAACATCCGTCGCGTACAGTACGTTGAAGGTGCTGCAATCGCTGCTTACCGTCACGGTGAGAAGATCGGTGTTGTTGTTGCTGGTGAAGGCGACGCAGAAACTCTTAAGCACGTTGCTATGCACGTTGCTGCTTCTCGTCCAGAGTTCGTTAACCCAGAAGACGTACCTGCAGACGTAGTTGAGAAAGAGAAAGCTGTTCAAGTTGAAATCGCTATGAACGAAGGCAAACCAGCTGAAATCGCAGAGAAGATGGTTATTGGCCGCATGAAGAAATTCACTGGCGAAATCTCTCTAACAGGTCAACCATTCGTAATGGAACCTAAGAAATCTGTTGGTGAAATCCTGAAAGAGCGTGGCGCATCTGTAGCGACATTCGTTCGTCTAGAAGTTGGTGAAGGCATCGACAAAGGCGAAGAAATGAGCTTCGCTGATGAAGTAGCAGCAGCTCAGAAAGGTTAA
- the frr gene encoding ribosome recycling factor encodes MINEIQQDAQERMAKSVEALKNNLTKIRTGRAHPSLLQGLSVEYYGAPTPLNQVANVIAEDARTLAITVFDKELAPKVEKAIMMSDLGLNPMSAGTVIRVPLPPLTEERRKDLVKIVRGEAEGGRVAIRNIRRDANGELKALLKDKEISEDEDRKAQDEIQKITDAAVKNVDELLAAKEKELMEV; translated from the coding sequence GTGATTAACGAAATCCAACAAGACGCTCAAGAGCGCATGGCAAAAAGTGTTGAAGCACTAAAAAACAACCTAACTAAGATCCGTACCGGTCGTGCACATCCAAGCCTTCTTCAAGGTCTTTCTGTTGAGTACTACGGTGCGCCAACGCCTCTTAACCAGGTTGCTAACGTTATCGCTGAAGATGCACGTACACTAGCGATCACTGTATTCGACAAAGAGCTTGCTCCTAAAGTTGAAAAAGCGATCATGATGTCTGACCTAGGTCTAAACCCTATGTCTGCAGGTACGGTTATCCGTGTACCACTTCCACCACTAACAGAAGAGCGTCGTAAAGACCTAGTTAAGATCGTTCGTGGTGAAGCGGAAGGTGGTCGTGTTGCTATCCGTAACATCCGTCGTGACGCAAACGGTGAGCTTAAAGCGCTACTAAAAGACAAAGAGATTTCTGAAGACGAAGATCGTAAAGCACAAGACGAAATTCAGAAAATCACTGACGCTGCTGTTAAGAACGTAGATGAGCTACTAGCAGCGAAAGAAAAAGAGTTGATGGAAGTCTAA
- the map gene encoding type I methionyl aminopeptidase, which translates to MSIKIKTEAEIERMRIAGKLAAELLEMIEPHVKEGVTTEELDRICAEYTREKGAYSAPLDYHGYPKSICTSINHIVCHGIPAEKDEMGTTGKLKPAVLKNGDIVNVDVTVIIPNDENASLDTRPEGYHGDTSKMFLVGDVSPADKRLVMVAQEALYLGMKTVKPGSTVGAIGTEIEKFIKANNKKNPRNKFSIVKDFCGHGIGSEFHEEPQVVHYKNNDRRVLKEGMVFTIEPMINAGKFGCSIDAEDDWTVYTGDGKNSAQWEHTIVVTKTGCEVLTLRSDETIPRHMNNL; encoded by the coding sequence ATGTCTATCAAAATCAAAACTGAAGCTGAAATCGAAAGAATGCGAATCGCAGGTAAGCTTGCAGCAGAGCTTTTAGAAATGATCGAACCTCATGTAAAAGAAGGGGTCACGACTGAGGAGCTAGATAGAATTTGTGCTGAGTATACTCGTGAGAAAGGTGCGTACTCTGCGCCGCTTGATTACCACGGTTACCCTAAATCAATCTGTACTTCTATCAACCATATCGTTTGTCACGGCATCCCAGCTGAAAAAGACGAAATGGGCACAACGGGCAAACTTAAGCCTGCAGTACTCAAAAATGGCGACATCGTGAACGTGGACGTGACAGTTATCATTCCTAATGATGAAAATGCGTCTTTAGATACTCGCCCAGAAGGCTACCACGGTGACACATCTAAAATGTTCCTGGTTGGTGACGTGTCTCCTGCAGACAAGCGATTGGTTATGGTGGCTCAAGAAGCGCTGTACCTTGGTATGAAGACTGTTAAGCCAGGCTCAACCGTTGGCGCTATCGGTACTGAAATCGAGAAGTTCATCAAAGCCAACAACAAAAAGAACCCACGTAACAAGTTCTCTATTGTTAAAGATTTCTGTGGTCACGGCATTGGCTCTGAGTTTCATGAAGAGCCGCAAGTGGTTCACTACAAAAACAACGACCGCCGCGTTCTAAAAGAAGGCATGGTGTTCACTATCGAACCTATGATCAACGCGGGTAAGTTCGGCTGCAGCATCGATGCGGAGGATGACTGGACGGTTTATACAGGCGATGGCAAAAATTCCGCTCAGTGGGAGCACACCATTGTCGTTACTAAGACAGGTTGTGAGGTACTCACACTGCGCAGCGACGAGACCATTCCTCGTCATATGAACAACCTATAA
- a CDS encoding phosphatidate cytidylyltransferase, whose translation MKQRIITALILAPLVVWGIFSLPLLWFIGLVSAITMVGVWEWAQFTQNQSRILGMVPTGAAVALSLLVVPFDVISLNTVAPLHIAILGVGFGWWIIASALAMTYPRSSSLWDGSNLLRHAFGILTLVPFLWSIVILRGQHYHIDAYYGSKLVLFVCLIVWAADSGAYFAGKSFGKRKMAPNVSPNKTIEGLLGGIAAALIVAWGASVIFDIQFTSFAAMAIITLATVVISVLGDLVESMFKRVSKIKDSSNIIPGHGGVLDRVDSLTAAFPVFALLYLVF comes from the coding sequence TTGAAACAACGAATTATTACCGCCCTAATCCTAGCGCCGCTGGTGGTTTGGGGGATCTTTTCTTTACCACTGTTGTGGTTCATAGGTCTCGTCTCAGCGATTACTATGGTTGGTGTATGGGAGTGGGCGCAGTTCACTCAAAATCAATCGCGTATCTTGGGAATGGTACCAACTGGTGCTGCTGTAGCACTGTCACTTCTTGTCGTCCCTTTTGATGTTATCTCTTTAAACACAGTCGCACCCTTACATATCGCTATATTGGGGGTTGGGTTTGGTTGGTGGATTATAGCTAGTGCTCTAGCCATGACTTATCCTAGATCTTCATCTCTCTGGGATGGCTCCAATTTGTTGAGACATGCCTTTGGCATTCTGACATTGGTACCGTTTTTATGGAGCATCGTGATTCTCCGCGGGCAGCACTACCACATTGATGCTTACTACGGCTCTAAACTCGTTTTGTTCGTCTGTTTGATTGTTTGGGCTGCAGATAGCGGCGCTTACTTCGCAGGTAAAAGCTTTGGTAAACGCAAAATGGCGCCTAATGTCAGCCCTAATAAAACGATTGAAGGGTTATTGGGTGGCATAGCCGCTGCGCTTATCGTGGCTTGGGGTGCATCCGTTATCTTTGACATTCAGTTTACCAGTTTCGCTGCGATGGCTATCATTACGTTAGCAACAGTAGTAATTTCTGTTTTAGGCGATTTGGTAGAAAGTATGTTTAAGCGTGTCTCAAAGATTAAAGACAGCAGCAACATCATACCCGGTCATGGAGGGGTGCTTGATCGCGTTGATAGCTTAACAGCAGCTTTCCCTGTATTTGCCCTCCTATATCTCGTGTTTTAA
- the rpsB gene encoding 30S ribosomal protein S2, producing the protein MATVSMRDMLKAGVHFGHQTRYWNPKMKPFIFGARNRVHIINLEKTVPMFNDALAELAKIGEKKGKVLFVGTKRAASEAVKEAAINADQFYVNNRWLGGMLTNYKTVRQSIKRLKDFEAQAQDGTFEKLTKKEALMRTREMEKLEKSLGGIKNMGGLPDALFVIDADHEHIAVKEANNLGIPVFAVVDTNSNPDGVDYVIPGNDDAIRAVQLYLNAAADAVKEGRNKDVAAVADKDGFVEEAE; encoded by the coding sequence ATGGCAACTGTATCAATGCGCGATATGCTTAAAGCTGGTGTTCACTTCGGTCACCAGACTCGTTACTGGAACCCAAAAATGAAGCCATTCATCTTTGGTGCTCGTAACCGCGTACACATCATCAACCTAGAAAAAACTGTACCAATGTTCAACGATGCACTAGCTGAGCTAGCTAAAATCGGTGAGAAGAAAGGTAAAGTTCTTTTCGTTGGTACTAAGCGCGCTGCATCTGAAGCTGTTAAAGAAGCTGCAATCAACGCTGACCAGTTCTACGTGAACAACCGTTGGTTGGGCGGTATGCTAACGAACTACAAAACTGTTCGTCAGTCTATCAAGCGTCTAAAAGATTTCGAAGCACAAGCTCAAGACGGTACTTTCGAGAAACTAACTAAGAAAGAAGCTCTAATGCGCACTCGCGAAATGGAGAAGCTAGAGAAGTCTCTTGGTGGTATCAAGAACATGGGCGGCCTACCAGACGCTCTATTCGTAATCGACGCTGATCACGAGCACATCGCTGTTAAAGAAGCAAACAACCTAGGTATCCCAGTATTTGCTGTTGTTGATACTAACTCTAACCCAGACGGCGTTGACTACGTTATCCCAGGTAACGACGACGCAATCCGTGCAGTACAGCTTTACCTAAACGCTGCTGCAGACGCGGTTAAAGAAGGTCGTAACAAAGATGTTGCTGCTGTAGCTGACAAAGACGGTTTCGTAGAAGAAGCTGAATAA
- the bamA gene encoding outer membrane protein assembly factor BamA codes for MAIKHILFASLLATSVSANGAEDFVVQDIRIEGLQRVALGAALLKMPVRIGDTVDGKDISEIINALYQSGNFEDIKVLRDNDALVVRVKERPTIASISFSGNKAIKEEQLQQNLDASGVVVGEALDRTTLSNIEKGLEDFYYSVGKYNAKVQAVVTPLPRNRADLKFVFTEGVSAKIKQINFIGNTVFADEELLSRFNLNVDVAWWNFLADDKYQKQVLAGDIEALKSFYLDRGYLKFKVDTTQVSISPDKKGVYITLGIDEGEAYTVKDVNFRGQLIGKQAEFEGMVPFAAGDTYNGSSVTALEENIKRVLGESGYAYPQVRTIPEFNDETNEVSLVINVEAGNRIYVRDIRFTGNNSTKDEVLRREMRQMESSWLNSKSIETGKNRLNRLGFFETVDVQTVRVPGSDDQVDLVYDVKEANSGSVNFGVGYGTESGISFQVGLQQDNFAGSGDRVGISAMTNKYQKNITLDYRDPYWNLDGVSLGGQIFYNEFEASKAGIIDYTDQSYGGTLTWGFPVDELNYLEFGGGYTHSRLGNIKEYVQIEKFLQAQEKNRDAEGNLITDDFHLTAAWTRNNLNRGRFPTAGNHQKLYGKVTVPGSDVQYFKTQYDIRQYFPITQSHNFTLLLKGRLGYGNGYGQTNGNDNLLPFYENFYVGGFSTLRGFRQNSVGPKAVYNDPNGGGCGNVGGNNPCYSATEQSVGGNAVALASVELIVPTPFASDEFRNQIRTSVFFDAASLWDTEFTYVSPDPNMPGKQYYYDYSDPSNYRASVGVAVQWMSPMGPLVFSLATPVKKFEGDKTEAFTFTIGNTF; via the coding sequence ATGGCGATTAAGCATATTTTATTCGCATCTCTACTGGCGACAAGTGTGTCGGCGAATGGGGCTGAGGATTTTGTTGTACAGGACATTCGTATAGAGGGATTGCAAAGGGTTGCACTGGGTGCGGCGCTATTGAAGATGCCTGTACGTATTGGTGATACCGTTGACGGTAAAGATATTTCCGAAATCATCAACGCTCTGTACCAGTCTGGCAACTTTGAAGACATTAAAGTCCTTCGAGATAACGATGCGTTAGTCGTTCGAGTGAAAGAGCGCCCAACCATTGCAAGCATTTCATTCTCGGGCAACAAGGCTATCAAGGAAGAACAACTGCAACAAAACCTTGATGCGTCAGGCGTCGTGGTAGGTGAAGCACTTGATAGAACGACCTTGAGTAACATTGAAAAAGGTCTAGAGGATTTTTACTACAGTGTGGGTAAATACAACGCAAAAGTACAGGCCGTTGTTACACCACTTCCACGTAACCGTGCTGACTTAAAGTTTGTCTTTACAGAAGGCGTGTCTGCGAAAATTAAGCAGATTAACTTTATTGGCAACACCGTCTTTGCTGACGAAGAACTACTGTCTCGCTTCAACCTCAATGTGGATGTCGCTTGGTGGAACTTCTTGGCCGATGACAAGTACCAGAAACAGGTCCTGGCCGGTGATATTGAAGCCTTGAAGTCATTCTACCTAGACCGTGGTTATCTGAAATTTAAGGTCGACACGACACAGGTTTCTATTTCTCCAGATAAAAAAGGTGTGTACATCACCCTAGGTATCGACGAGGGTGAAGCTTACACAGTCAAAGACGTGAATTTCCGAGGTCAGTTGATTGGTAAGCAAGCCGAGTTTGAAGGCATGGTGCCGTTTGCTGCCGGCGATACCTATAATGGCTCTAGCGTAACCGCGCTGGAAGAGAACATTAAACGAGTGCTGGGTGAGTCCGGCTATGCGTATCCTCAGGTAAGAACGATCCCAGAGTTCAACGACGAAACCAATGAAGTATCGCTAGTTATTAATGTGGAAGCGGGAAATCGTATTTATGTGCGTGATATCCGCTTTACAGGTAACAACTCGACAAAAGATGAAGTTCTACGTCGAGAAATGCGTCAGATGGAATCGAGCTGGCTGAACTCTAAGTCTATCGAAACGGGTAAAAACCGTCTGAACCGACTGGGTTTCTTTGAGACCGTAGATGTACAAACCGTTCGCGTTCCTGGTTCTGATGACCAAGTGGATTTGGTCTATGACGTAAAAGAAGCCAACTCGGGCAGTGTTAACTTTGGTGTCGGCTATGGTACCGAATCGGGTATCAGCTTCCAGGTCGGTCTTCAGCAAGATAACTTCGCAGGTTCCGGTGACCGCGTTGGTATCAGTGCTATGACCAACAAATACCAAAAGAACATTACCCTAGATTATCGTGACCCTTACTGGAACCTAGACGGTGTCAGTTTGGGTGGGCAGATCTTCTACAACGAGTTCGAAGCGTCTAAAGCGGGCATCATCGACTATACCGATCAAAGCTACGGCGGTACGTTGACGTGGGGTTTCCCGGTCGACGAACTTAACTATCTTGAGTTCGGTGGTGGCTATACCCACAGCCGTCTAGGTAACATCAAAGAATACGTTCAGATTGAAAAATTCCTGCAAGCTCAGGAGAAGAACCGAGATGCAGAAGGTAACTTGATTACCGATGATTTCCACCTGACAGCAGCATGGACTCGTAATAATCTAAACCGTGGTCGTTTCCCTACAGCGGGCAACCATCAAAAACTTTACGGAAAAGTGACAGTACCTGGTTCGGATGTTCAATACTTTAAGACACAATACGACATTAGGCAGTACTTTCCGATTACACAAAGCCACAACTTTACGTTATTGTTGAAGGGTCGTTTAGGCTACGGTAACGGTTATGGTCAAACCAATGGTAATGACAACCTGTTGCCGTTCTACGAGAACTTCTATGTCGGTGGTTTCTCAACACTTCGAGGCTTCCGTCAGAACTCGGTAGGTCCGAAAGCGGTTTATAACGATCCAAACGGCGGTGGCTGTGGTAACGTCGGCGGTAACAACCCGTGTTACTCAGCGACAGAACAATCGGTGGGTGGTAACGCGGTAGCACTAGCGAGTGTGGAGCTAATTGTTCCAACACCATTTGCATCGGATGAGTTCCGAAATCAAATTCGAACCAGTGTGTTCTTTGATGCGGCAAGCCTATGGGATACCGAGTTTACTTATGTATCCCCAGATCCAAACATGCCGGGTAAACAATATTACTACGACTATTCGGACCCATCTAACTACCGTGCATCGGTAGGTGTGGCAGTCCAATGGATGTCGCCAATGGGGCCATTGGTCTTCTCATTAGCGACGCCGGTTAAGAAGTTTGAAGGCGATAAAACAGAAGCCTTTACCTTCACGATTGGTAACACATTCTAA
- the rseP gene encoding sigma E protease regulator RseP, whose protein sequence is MTDILWNLASFIVALGILVAVHEFGHFWVARRCGVYVEKFSIGFGKSIWSKVGKDGTEYSISMIPLGGYVKMLDSRVDEVSEVDHKYAFDKKPLWKRTAIVGAGPAFNFFFAVFAYWLVFLIGVPAVKPVVGEVTPSSIAAQAGLEPGMQILSVDGKQTLDWESVNLGLVSHIGDSQMTITVSSESQIGMDKKLTLDLQTWNFNPETESAMGTLGFVPFSPEIKMTLVNVSADGAGAQAGLLVGDTITQIDGVAVESWNQVVEAIQGSANTPLPMTVNRAGESVSITLVPGSRELADGSNIGFAGIAPELGEWPADYRFDLQYGPVEAVGKAIVKTGQIIELTMTMLKKLIVGDVGLNNLSGPISIAKGAGTTADYGLVYFLGFLALISVNLGIINLVPLPMLDGGHLMFFAVEAVIRRPVPEKVQEMGYRVGGAIIFSLMLIAIFNDFTRL, encoded by the coding sequence ATGACTGATATTTTGTGGAATCTGGCGTCCTTTATTGTCGCATTAGGCATTCTTGTCGCCGTTCATGAATTTGGGCACTTTTGGGTTGCTCGACGTTGTGGCGTCTACGTTGAAAAGTTCTCGATTGGTTTTGGTAAGTCAATCTGGTCTAAAGTCGGTAAAGACGGCACCGAATACAGTATTTCAATGATCCCCCTAGGCGGCTATGTCAAGATGCTCGACAGTCGAGTCGATGAAGTCTCTGAGGTAGATCACAAGTATGCTTTCGATAAAAAGCCTCTATGGAAAAGAACCGCTATTGTAGGAGCGGGTCCAGCATTCAACTTCTTTTTTGCCGTATTCGCATACTGGTTGGTATTTCTTATCGGTGTACCTGCGGTTAAGCCTGTGGTGGGAGAGGTGACTCCAAGCTCAATAGCCGCTCAAGCGGGTTTAGAGCCAGGTATGCAGATTCTCTCTGTTGATGGCAAACAAACTCTAGACTGGGAGTCGGTAAACCTCGGTTTGGTTTCTCATATTGGTGATAGTCAGATGACGATCACAGTGTCATCAGAAAGCCAAATAGGAATGGACAAAAAGTTAACACTTGATCTTCAAACGTGGAACTTTAATCCAGAAACAGAGTCTGCTATGGGGACGCTTGGTTTTGTTCCTTTCTCTCCTGAGATAAAGATGACGCTGGTTAACGTCAGTGCGGATGGTGCAGGTGCACAGGCTGGTCTTCTCGTAGGCGATACCATCACTCAGATTGACGGTGTCGCTGTTGAAAGTTGGAACCAGGTTGTCGAAGCGATTCAAGGCAGTGCAAATACCCCACTACCAATGACGGTTAATCGAGCGGGGGAGAGTGTTTCAATCACCCTAGTCCCTGGCTCTCGCGAGTTGGCTGATGGAAGCAATATAGGGTTTGCAGGCATTGCTCCAGAACTAGGCGAATGGCCAGCGGATTATCGATTTGATCTTCAATATGGACCGGTAGAAGCGGTGGGTAAGGCCATCGTAAAAACAGGACAAATTATTGAGCTGACAATGACAATGCTTAAAAAGCTGATTGTTGGCGATGTGGGGCTGAATAATCTGAGTGGACCGATCTCGATCGCGAAAGGTGCGGGAACGACGGCAGATTATGGTTTGGTCTACTTCTTAGGTTTCTTGGCGCTGATTAGTGTCAACCTAGGGATAATCAACTTAGTACCGTTACCAATGTTAGATGGCGGTCATTTGATGTTCTTCGCTGTAGAGGCAGTGATTAGACGACCAGTCCCAGAAAAAGTACAAGAAATGGGCTATCGAGTGGGAGGTGCCATCATCTTCTCATTAATGCTGATAGCAATTTTTAATGATTTTACACGCCTTTGA